In Pleurodeles waltl isolate 20211129_DDA chromosome 5, aPleWal1.hap1.20221129, whole genome shotgun sequence, one genomic interval encodes:
- the CCN2 gene encoding CCN family member 2 has protein sequence MSVGMGTLRLPLLLAVALLSWVSCAQDCSGECQCPNKPPECPAGTSLVLDGCGCCKVCAKQLGELCTEKDVCDPHKGLFCDFGSRVNRKIGVCTAKDGAPCVFAGMVYRSGESFQSSCKYQCTCLDGGVGCVPLCSVDVRLPSPDCPFPRRVKKIGKCCEEWVCDQPKEQTRVGPALAVYRQEETYGPDPSLMRANCLVQTTEWSACSKTCGMGISTRVTNDNELCRLEKQSRLCMVRPCEADLEENIKKGKKCIRTPKISKPVKFELSGCTSVKTYRAKFCGVCTDGRCCTPHRTATLPVEFKCPDGEVMKKKMMFIKTCACHYNCPGDNDIFESMYYRKMYGDMA, from the exons ATGTCTGTGGGGATGGGAACCCTCCGGCTGCCCCTGCTGCTCGCCGTCGCCCTGCTCTCCTGG GTGTCCTGTGCCCAGGATTGCAGTGGTGAGTGCCAGTGCCCGAACAAGCCCCCCGAGTGCCCAGCGGGCACTAGCCTGGTGCTGGACGGTTGTGGCTGCTGCAAGGTCTGTGCCAAGCAGCTGGGCGAGCTCTGCACCGAGAAGGACGTCTGCGACCCACACAAGGGGCTGTTCTGTGATTTCGGCTCTCGGGTCAACAGGAAAATAGGAGTTTGCACTG ctaaaGACGGGGCTCCCTGCGTGTTTGCGGGAATGGTGTATCGGAGTGGTGAGTCCTTCCAGAGCAGCTGCAAGTACCAGTGTACCTGTCTGGATGGAGGCGTGGGCTGCGTCCCGCTCTGTAGCGTCGATGTGCGTCTCCCCAGCCCAGACTGCCCCTTCCCACGAAGAGTCAAGAAGATTGGCAAATGCTGTGAAGAATGGGTCTGCGACCAGCCCAAAGAGCAGACAAGAGTTGGGCCTGCACTAGCCG TGTATAGGCAGGAAGAAACCTATGGACCAGACCCTTCCCTGATGCGTGCCAACTGCCTTGTTCAGACCACCGAATGGAGTGCCTGCTCCAAGACATGTGGCATGGGCATCTCCACCAGAGTGACCAATGACAATGAATTGTGCAGACTGGAGAAACAGAGCCGACTGTGCATGGTCAGACCCTGTGAGGCAGACCTAGAGGAGAACATTAAG AAAGGCAAGAAGTGCATCCGTACCCCCAAAATCTCCAAGCCTGTCAAGTTTGAGCTGTCTGGCTGTACCAGCGTGAAGACATACCGTGCCAAGTTCTGCGGTGTCTGCACCGACGGGCGTTGCTGCACACCCCACAGAACAGCCACCCTCCCCGTGGAGTTCAAGTGCCCAGACGGAGAGGTCATGAAGAAGAAGATGATGTTCATCAAGACCTGCGCGTGCCACTACAACTGCCCCGGGGACAACGACATCTTCGAGTCTATGTACTACAGAAAGATGTATGGGGATATGGCCTAA